One Aestuariirhabdus haliotis DNA window includes the following coding sequences:
- a CDS encoding transposase, with the protein KMRYPMPRYNNPRRTWQYTNEFKAKAVQLSLMDGIQVQEVAKTLDIHPMMLSRWRKEYREGKIVADKRKKLTGIAKEKKELNKLKRLEKENARLREELDLLKKWQRFLAEEHQNGIDSSKKSGGS; encoded by the coding sequence AAGATGAGGTATCCAATGCCACGCTACAACAATCCAAGAAGAACCTGGCAGTACACAAACGAGTTTAAAGCCAAAGCCGTTCAGTTGAGCCTGATGGATGGCATTCAAGTTCAAGAAGTTGCCAAGACGCTCGATATTCATCCTATGATGCTGTCACGATGGCGCAAGGAATACAGAGAAGGAAAGATCGTGGCCGATAAACGCAAGAAGCTCACTGGTATCGCTAAAGAGAAGAAAGAGCTGAACAAGCTCAAACGGTTGGAAAAGGAAAATGCTCGCCTTCGAGAGGAGCTTGACCTGCTAAAAAAGTGGCAACGGTTTCTTGCGGAGGAACATCAGAACGGTATCGATTCATCGAAAAAATCGGGCGGCAGCTAA